Proteins from one Catenuloplanes atrovinosus genomic window:
- the tatC gene encoding twin-arginine translocase subunit TatC produces the protein MTLIEHFRELRSRLFRASLAVVVGFGVGFWLSDYVFELLKQPYCDLPGILEPDGGCPMTQLGPADGFLLKLKIALWVGLIVSGPVWLYQLWAFIAPGLHKHERGYAYAFVAIAAPLFTGGAVLAYFVVEKGLLFLLQSGVTGLDTQLEVTRYISFVTSLILLFGVAFLFPLLALMLNVVGITSGKRLLSWWRIAVFAFFLFAAVVTPTPDPFGMTILALALSVLYFMAVGVALLNDKRRGRGKSLYEGLDDDQVSPLDLGDAEPVTAGSRVGASEPVTASGPVSASGPIEPIEPVRPTPIERRFDDMT, from the coding sequence ATGACCCTGATCGAGCACTTCAGGGAGTTGCGGAGCAGGCTGTTCCGGGCCTCCCTGGCCGTGGTCGTCGGCTTCGGCGTCGGTTTCTGGCTCAGTGACTACGTCTTCGAGCTGCTCAAGCAGCCGTACTGCGACCTGCCCGGCATCCTGGAGCCGGACGGCGGCTGCCCGATGACCCAGCTCGGCCCGGCCGACGGCTTCCTGCTGAAGCTGAAGATCGCGCTCTGGGTCGGACTGATCGTCTCCGGACCGGTGTGGCTCTACCAGCTCTGGGCCTTCATCGCGCCGGGCCTGCACAAGCACGAGCGGGGGTACGCGTACGCGTTCGTCGCGATCGCCGCGCCGCTGTTCACCGGCGGTGCCGTGCTGGCCTACTTCGTGGTGGAGAAGGGCCTGCTGTTCCTGTTGCAGTCCGGCGTCACCGGCCTGGACACGCAGCTCGAGGTCACGCGGTACATCTCGTTCGTCACCAGCCTGATCCTGCTGTTCGGCGTCGCGTTCCTGTTCCCGCTGCTCGCGCTGATGCTGAACGTCGTCGGGATCACCAGCGGCAAGCGGCTGCTGTCCTGGTGGCGCATCGCGGTGTTCGCGTTCTTCCTGTTCGCGGCCGTCGTCACCCCCACGCCGGACCCGTTCGGCATGACCATCCTGGCCCTCGCCCTCTCCGTGCTGTACTTCATGGCGGTCGGCGTGGCCCTGCTCAACGACAAGCGCCGCGGCCGCGGCAAGTCGCTGTACGAGGGCCTCGACGACGACCAGGTGTCACCGCTCGACCTGGGCGACGCCGAGCCGGTCACCGCGGGCAGCCGGGTCGGCGCGAGCGAGCCGGTCACCGCCAGCGGCCCGGTGTCCGCCTCCGGCCCGATCGAGCCGATCGAGCCGGTCCGTCCGACGCCGATCGAACGGCGCTTCGACGACATGACCTGA
- a CDS encoding HAD family hydrolase has translation MVHDVADHDERSNGTSPAEVEPPRAIEGILFDFHGTLAQVEPPVDWVLAAAGACGAALDPGRATALADRLITAGRAGGPLPRRIPPQLAEVWAERDLYAHCHRAAYTGLADTVDSGIAGFAEALYERLLVPAGWAPYSDAAATLAALHERGVPIAVVSNIGFDIRPHFAAWGLDRYVDAFVLSYEVGRIKPDPQIFEKACKMIGVPPERALMVGDSAADAGAVKAGLATLVLPAAEPGRANGLWATLALTN, from the coding sequence ATGGTTCACGACGTGGCGGATCACGACGAGCGTTCGAACGGGACGAGCCCGGCGGAGGTGGAGCCGCCACGAGCGATCGAGGGCATCCTCTTCGACTTCCACGGCACGCTCGCCCAGGTGGAGCCGCCGGTCGACTGGGTCCTCGCGGCCGCGGGCGCGTGCGGCGCGGCGCTCGACCCGGGCCGCGCGACCGCGCTGGCCGACCGGCTGATCACCGCGGGCCGGGCCGGCGGGCCGCTCCCCCGGCGCATCCCGCCGCAGCTCGCGGAGGTGTGGGCCGAGCGCGACCTGTACGCGCACTGCCACCGGGCCGCGTACACCGGGCTCGCCGACACTGTGGACTCCGGGATAGCCGGCTTCGCGGAGGCGCTCTACGAGCGGCTGCTGGTGCCGGCGGGCTGGGCGCCGTACTCGGACGCCGCCGCCACGCTGGCCGCGCTGCACGAGCGCGGCGTGCCGATCGCGGTGGTCAGCAACATCGGCTTCGACATCCGCCCGCACTTCGCCGCCTGGGGCCTCGACCGGTACGTGGACGCGTTCGTGCTGTCCTACGAGGTCGGCCGGATCAAGCCGGACCCGCAGATCTTCGAGAAGGCCTGCAAGATGATCGGCGTCCCGCCGGAGCGCGCCCTGATGGTCGGCGACTCCGCCGCGGACGCGGGCGCGGTCAAGGCCGGCCTGGCCACGCTGGTCCTCCCGGCCGCCGAGCCGGGCCGCGCCAACGGCCTCTGGGCCACGCTGGCGCTGACGAATTAA